In one Juglans regia cultivar Chandler chromosome 11, Walnut 2.0, whole genome shotgun sequence genomic region, the following are encoded:
- the LOC108981859 gene encoding protein KRI1 homolog — MGLKLFEGSDSENDDVSRIQIDREYARRYEHNKKREDLHRLQELKKKGLVQPCQSESSSSSSDEDEDGFVILSKKDNEFFEALIKVKKQDPVIKNKDVKLFESDKEEEEEEEDGKDMKSKKKAMYLKDVVAKQLIEEGPEFDDEEREANMEEEKKKSYVEEQEDIRREFLEAAAQEDRGEDLFRIKEKKEEEEGEETGENGDFVRKLDEYFGGDGEVDEGNKFLKEFFRNRMWVDREMEGGEIGEEELERVSEDEREIERQEEYEYRFQENAGDRVVGHARKVEGSVRKKANSRKEQRKSKEERMEAARIEREEELKHLKNLKKEEMDEKVRKILRTAGIREDEVVPLSRKELEEEFDPEEYDRMMKAAFGEEYYEEEDADPEYGSKRDEDEGEIEKPDFDEEDELLGLPKGWDECGPGDGFLAARERSLKRKVGNEGESDQEEEEEEEEEDAEKGKRKRKRKKSAILEKAKEAMMEEYYRLDYEDTIGDLKTRFKYAKTKPNRYGLSAEELLVMDEKELNQFVSLKKLAPYREKEWKLSNEKRFQLKMRTKELLRGGKLDEQKGGKKKRSRDNAEKSISLGSAVEDGKAQFQESNGDLSSLSRQAKRRRRQAEVKLSHSRLMAYGKIPSKSKRKAKH, encoded by the coding sequence ATGGGGCTGAAACTATTCGAGGGTAGTGACTCGGAAAACGACGACGTATCAAGGATCCAGATCGACCGCGAGTACGCTCGTAGATACGAGCACAACAAGAAACGCGAGGACCTCCATCGCCTCCAAGAGCTTAAGAAGAAAGGTCTCGTCCAACCCTGCCAGTCagaatcatcatcttcttcttcggaTGAAGACGAAGATGGTTTCGTCATTTTGAGCAAGAAGGATAACGAATTTTTTGAGGCACTGATCAAGGTAAAGAAGCAAGACCCTGTTATTAAGAACAAAGATGTCAAGCTATTCGAATCcgacaaagaagaagaagaagaagaagaagatgggaaGGATATGAAGAGTAAGAAGAAGGCGATGTATTTGAAGGATGTTGTGGCTAAGCAGTTGATAGAGGAGGGTCCTGAGTTTGACGATGAAGAAAGGGAAGCGAAtatggaggaggagaagaagaaaagttaCGTGGAGGAGCAAGAGGATATAAGGAGGGAGTTTTTGGAGGCAGCAGCGCAGGAGGATAGAGGGGAAGATTTGTTTAGAATAAAggagaagaaggaggaggaggagggggaggAGACGGGTGAGAATGGTGACTTTGTGAGGAAGTTGGATGAGTATTTTGGTGGGGATGGGGAAGTAGATGAGGGTAATAAGTTCTTAAAGGAGTTTTTTAGGAATAGGATGTGGGTGGATCGGGAAATGGAGGGTGGGGAGATTGGGGAGGAGGAATTGGAGCGTGTATCCGAGGATGAGAGGGAGATTGAGAGGCAAGAGGAGTACGAGTACCGGTTTCAGGAGAATGCGGGGGATAGAGTGGTGGGTCATGCTCGGAAAGTGGAGGGGTCGGTGAGGAAGAAGGCGAACTCAAGGAAAGAGCAGAGAAAGAGTAAAGAAGAGAGGATGGAGGCGGCAAGGATAGAGAGGGAGGAGGAGTTGAAGCATTTGAAGAATTTAAAGAAGGAGGAGATGGACGAGAAGGTGAGGAAGATACTGAGGACAGCGGGTATTAGGGAGGATGAGGTTGTGCCGTTGAGTAGAAAGGAGTTGGAAGAGGAGTTTGATCCAGAGGAGTATGATAGAATGATGAAGGCTGCGTTTGGTGAGGAATACTATGAGGAGGAGGATGCAGACCCAGAGTATGGTAGCAAAAgggatgaagatgagggtgagaTTGAGAAGCCGGATTTTGACGAAGAAGATGAGTTACTTGGACTTCCGAAAGGTTGGGATGAGTGTGGGCCTGGTGATGGGTTTTTAGCTGCTAGGGAAAGGAGTTTGAAGCGAAAGGTGGGTAATGAGGGCGAAAgtgatcaagaagaagaagaagaagaagaagaagaagatgctgaGAAAGGTAAGCGGAAGAGGAAGCGTAAAAAGAGTGCAATTTTGGAGAAAGCAAAAGAGGCTATGATGGAGGAGTATTATAGGTTGGATTATGAGGACACGATTGGAGACTTGAAGACGCGGTTCAAATATGCGAAAACAAAACCTAATAGATATGGATTGAGTGCTGAAGAGTTATTGGTGATGGATGAAAAGGAGTTGAATCAGTTCGTTTCTTTGAAAAAGCTTGCTCCTTATAGGGAGAAGGAATGGAAGTTGAGCAATGAAAAGAGATTCCAACTAAAAATGAGAACTAAAGAACTTCTCCGGGGTGGAAAATTGGATGAACAGAAGGGTGGTAAGAAGAAGAGGTCCAGGGATAACGCTGAAAAATCAATTTCACTAGGGAGTGCCGTGGAAGATGGGAAAGCACAATTCCAGGAATCAAATGGTGATTTAAGTAGTTTATCCAGGCAAGCTAAGAGAAGGAGACGCCAAGCTGAAGTTAAACTCTCTCATTCGAGGCTCATGGCATATGGGAAGATACCTTCCAAATCTAAAAGGAAAGCAAAGCACTGA